A single window of Candidatus Sysuiplasma jiujiangense DNA harbors:
- a CDS encoding L-rhamnose mutarotase has translation MRYAFHLKIRKNMETEYVARHRNVWPSMIDELKRSGIRNYSIYIDGLDVFGYWECNDINETLKFLRDSRINADWQNHMSEVLETPSDDRISEGLREIYRLD, from the coding sequence ATGAGATATGCCTTTCATCTAAAGATAAGGAAAAATATGGAGACGGAATACGTCGCAAGGCACAGGAACGTATGGCCTTCGATGATTGATGAGCTGAAGAGATCGGGTATAAGAAATTATTCGATCTACATCGACGGTCTGGATGTATTTGGATACTGGGAATGTAATGACATAAATGAGACACTGAAGTTTCTGAGAGATAGCAGAATAAATGCTGACTGGCAGAACCACATGTCGGAAGTGCTTGAGACACCTTCTGACGATCGGATTTCGGAAGGGTTGCGTGAAATTTACAGATTAGACTGA
- a CDS encoding helix-turn-helix domain-containing protein, which yields MGAAMELKTQSGTYFATVRFGIKHEGCWTELTGENTVKVHTLISKPFKEKNCILGVIEVKSVSLDAVKRFLRSFKRSKKITEILEIAPVNYQRKLFKVTFREVYDGMVSSLLYEHSSIYQNDLISGDVEHITAVIPKSEVNRLYSDLSCLGTLSYYRLSNAHVSEQAPVVLDLTDAERDALIMAFRLGYYAIPRTFHLEDMCTMLNLSKSTLQEYLRRAENKLLAKWMYENSVEC from the coding sequence ATGGGGGCAGCAATGGAACTTAAGACGCAGTCTGGAACCTACTTCGCCACTGTGCGCTTCGGGATAAAGCACGAAGGTTGCTGGACGGAATTAACAGGAGAGAATACAGTAAAGGTGCACACGCTCATAAGTAAGCCGTTTAAGGAGAAGAATTGCATACTTGGGGTTATCGAGGTGAAGAGCGTGAGCCTTGATGCGGTCAAAAGATTTCTACGCTCCTTCAAAAGATCAAAAAAAATCACGGAAATACTGGAGATTGCGCCCGTTAACTATCAGCGCAAGTTGTTCAAAGTAACATTCAGGGAAGTTTATGACGGAATGGTTTCATCCCTTCTTTATGAACACTCCTCCATTTATCAGAATGACCTGATTTCAGGAGACGTTGAGCACATAACGGCTGTGATTCCAAAAAGTGAGGTGAACAGGCTTTACAGCGATCTCAGCTGTCTGGGAACCCTTTCTTATTACAGGCTCTCGAACGCTCACGTGAGCGAGCAGGCGCCAGTGGTGCTTGACCTTACGGATGCCGAACGTGATGCACTCATCATGGCATTCCGCCTTGGTTACTATGCAATACCAAGAACTTTTCATCTGGAGGATATGTGCACGATGCTAAATCTTTCAAAATCCACCCTTCAGGAATACCTCAGGAGGGCGGAGAATAAATTACTTGCTAAATGGATGTATGAAAATTCAGTTGAATGCTGA
- a CDS encoding alcohol dehydrogenase catalytic domain-containing protein, with protein MKVTESEKPHPRNGDLLVKVKYCGICGSELSAYTGHNELRKPPSVMGHEFSGYIVETGDNSLEWMIGRLVTVNPLVTCGRCRYCANGDRQLCPERKIIGINFNGGFDQYVSVPSYAVHEVNDALYGSLTEPLACAVRAVRQANVSVGDYVLIAGAGTIGLLSARMALVSGASEVVMVETNSFRRELSLKYGVTAALIPEMVEEHLDRAGNKIGFDRAIDAVGYNATRNLLVRHVRRGGTVSLLGLHENRMDLDGNNVVRSETGISGSFCYSNEDFRVAVDFINRGQLRGAEKWFEVRGAGTADESFKDLLKTDCKVSKIILDMEDI; from the coding sequence ATTAAGGTTACCGAATCTGAGAAACCGCATCCGCGTAATGGCGACTTACTGGTTAAGGTGAAATATTGTGGTATATGCGGTTCTGAATTGTCTGCATACACAGGGCATAATGAATTGAGAAAGCCTCCAAGCGTAATGGGTCATGAATTTTCAGGGTACATCGTTGAGACAGGTGACAATTCACTCGAATGGATGATAGGCAGACTTGTGACAGTCAATCCTCTCGTGACATGCGGCAGGTGCAGGTACTGTGCGAACGGCGACAGGCAGCTCTGTCCGGAAAGAAAGATAATCGGCATAAACTTCAATGGAGGCTTTGACCAGTATGTTTCTGTTCCTTCCTACGCTGTGCATGAAGTGAACGATGCCCTATATGGTTCGCTGACCGAGCCACTCGCATGTGCTGTAAGAGCTGTAAGGCAGGCAAATGTTTCAGTAGGGGACTATGTCCTAATTGCTGGAGCCGGAACCATCGGGCTCCTCTCTGCCAGGATGGCGCTTGTGTCAGGGGCGTCGGAGGTTGTAATGGTTGAGACAAACAGTTTTCGCAGGGAACTGTCGTTGAAGTACGGAGTCACCGCTGCCTTGATTCCAGAAATGGTTGAGGAACATTTAGACAGGGCAGGAAACAAAATTGGATTTGACAGGGCGATAGATGCCGTAGGGTACAATGCAACCAGGAATCTGCTTGTAAGGCACGTGAGAAGAGGTGGGACAGTATCACTCCTTGGGCTTCATGAGAATAGGATGGATCTAGATGGAAACAATGTGGTGAGAAGTGAGACAGGCATTTCAGGCTCATTTTGTTACAGTAATGAAGATTTCAGAGTGGCGGTTGACTTCATAAACAGGGGACAGCTGAGGGGTGCAGAAAAGTGGTTTGAAGTCAGGGGTGCTGGAACAGCGGATGAGAGCTTTAAGGATCTGCTTAAGACAGACTGCAAAGTGTCCAAAATAATTCTCGATATGGAAGATATATAG
- a CDS encoding (Fe-S)-binding protein, giving the protein MSERIDIDPRKTKNQLMTIRKTVFENLMDDFVPFPINRKLCSEWARRLNIPMKGEVILYTSYMYQLASLFHQYESIIARVGKLAGVKALSRIGTLVVRTDRDEIERAGNILSKISSLLTEAGVDFSYLYEEEPYSGAILLELGMIQEFRSYGEKLSSFLASRGITTVITVDPHTLNALSRLKEMSLLEAEVKSYLDLIKVHSLSGTSKTYVFHDSCLYSRYLGRREIIRKHLIDAGMDLKEDDVVTGLRTSMCCGAPVGSVNPALSNKVAEVRANSLKRVSGKILVACPLCYQNLSKHADGIMDIMEVII; this is encoded by the coding sequence ATGAGTGAAAGAATTGATATTGACCCCAGGAAGACGAAAAATCAGCTTATGACCATCAGAAAAACCGTTTTTGAAAATCTTATGGATGACTTTGTCCCATTTCCTATTAACAGAAAATTATGTTCCGAATGGGCGAGAAGACTGAATATTCCCATGAAGGGGGAAGTGATACTTTACACTTCATATATGTACCAGCTTGCCAGTCTTTTCCATCAATATGAGAGTATAATTGCAAGGGTTGGAAAGCTCGCTGGTGTGAAGGCACTCTCCCGTATTGGCACGCTGGTTGTCAGAACGGACAGAGATGAGATTGAGCGCGCAGGAAATATACTGTCCAAAATTTCCAGTCTGCTGACGGAAGCTGGCGTTGATTTTTCCTATCTTTATGAAGAGGAGCCATACAGCGGAGCTATACTTCTGGAACTTGGGATGATTCAGGAATTCCGTTCGTACGGAGAGAAACTTTCCAGTTTCCTTGCGTCTAGGGGAATAACAACGGTTATTACGGTTGACCCTCACACACTAAATGCACTTTCCAGACTCAAGGAAATGTCACTTCTTGAAGCCGAAGTCAAAAGTTACCTTGATCTCATTAAAGTCCATAGCCTCAGTGGCACAAGCAAAACTTACGTCTTCCATGACTCGTGCCTCTATTCACGCTATCTCGGAAGAAGGGAAATTATAAGAAAACATCTGATTGATGCAGGTATGGATTTGAAAGAGGATGACGTAGTTACTGGATTGCGAACATCGATGTGTTGCGGAGCACCGGTGGGTTCGGTAAATCCTGCACTCAGCAACAAAGTAGCAGAGGTGCGCGCTAACTCCCTTAAACGTGTTTCTGGGAAAATACTCGTCGCGTGCCCCCTTTGCTATCAGAATCTATCAAAGCATGCAGATGGCATCATGGATATAATGGAAGTGATCATCTGA
- a CDS encoding lactate utilization protein: MADELRTAKLEVLDNLEHYIELTIKSVEASGGKAYLARTREDAVKLVTDLVGERKKIVLSKSNVMLEIGIRERLESSGKDVWETDLGEFIVQIAEDSPSHIVAPALHFTRQAIGRLLNEKIDRSINENSSTEMMVSTVREFLLQKYLKAEVGLTGANSVAADTGSVALLENEGNIRMVTVLPQMHIAVTGIDKILPSLKMAMMETLVQSAYGGLYPPSYINITSGPSSTADIELHRVSPATGPKEFHLVLVDNGRSEANLDPELREALLCIKCGRCYFSCPVYRVLGKDWITPPYGGPTGAMWTAIVNRDIFPANLCTHSGGCKEVCPVGINIPRILEHIKELGFSNQG; the protein is encoded by the coding sequence ATGGCAGATGAACTCAGGACAGCAAAACTTGAGGTACTGGACAACCTAGAGCATTATATTGAGCTGACAATAAAATCTGTCGAAGCCTCCGGAGGCAAGGCTTATCTTGCGAGAACCAGAGAGGATGCAGTAAAGCTGGTTACAGACCTTGTAGGGGAAAGGAAAAAAATCGTTCTGTCCAAGTCCAACGTCATGCTGGAAATAGGAATAAGAGAAAGGCTGGAATCCTCAGGCAAGGATGTTTGGGAAACAGATCTTGGTGAATTCATTGTCCAGATCGCAGAAGACTCCCCGTCACACATTGTTGCACCTGCATTGCACTTCACACGGCAGGCGATTGGTAGGCTGTTAAACGAAAAGATTGACAGATCGATCAATGAAAACTCATCGACTGAGATGATGGTTTCAACGGTCCGTGAATTTCTCCTGCAGAAGTATCTGAAGGCAGAGGTGGGTCTCACTGGTGCCAACTCAGTTGCTGCAGACACAGGATCTGTTGCTCTTCTTGAGAATGAGGGCAACATACGCATGGTCACGGTCCTTCCCCAGATGCATATCGCTGTGACAGGAATTGACAAGATACTACCATCGCTCAAAATGGCGATGATGGAAACACTCGTCCAGTCAGCATATGGTGGTCTTTATCCCCCAAGCTATATCAACATAACATCGGGTCCGAGTTCAACGGCAGATATAGAGCTGCATAGAGTCAGCCCTGCCACGGGTCCCAAGGAGTTTCATCTGGTTCTAGTGGATAATGGCAGGTCTGAGGCAAATCTGGACCCCGAGCTCAGGGAGGCACTTCTGTGCATAAAGTGCGGGCGGTGCTATTTCTCATGCCCCGTTTACAGGGTACTGGGCAAGGACTGGATAACCCCTCCATATGGCGGGCCTACAGGCGCTATGTGGACAGCCATTGTCAACAGGGACATTTTTCCGGCCAACCTCTGCACGCACTCCGGCGGATGTAAGGAGGTTTGCCCCGTCGGTATAAACATCCCTCGCATCCTCGAGCATATCAAGGAACTTGGTTTCAGCAACCAGGGTTGA
- the merA gene encoding mercury(II) reductase — MTQKFDDIIIGRGAAAFSAAIKLTEISGGEDSIAMIGSGPMGGTCVNVGCVPSKYLLEASHSLYYPAHPSFTGIGKTHPKLDFGSMMSGLRELVKEQRRDKYETVIDGYPNVSVFEGKARFVSSGEVEIISQANGNDGHSGVTYAADRILVATGSRPTAPPIEGLDAVDYLTSDTVWNLNERPDRLTVIGGGAIGLELGQAFSHFGTEVSVVESMPRIMSQADGDISELLQRRLESEGMKFYIKARINRVKKKGDEQITEVITAAGRSEVRSDALLVATGRAPNTELLNLEAAKVATDSRGFIRTDSSMRTTNSSIYAAGDCISKKLMLETLAGREGVVAASNMLGHPMQIDYAAVPWAVFTNPQIAAVGLTEEEVTRMLGSCSVSSLSLDRVPKAGILNDTEGLVKLVANPSNNKIVGAQILAPLATEYIMEAATAVKLGLTYDDIINTTHVFPTLAESIKIASQAFVRDVETMSCCVE; from the coding sequence ATGACCCAAAAATTCGATGACATCATAATTGGCCGGGGTGCTGCGGCTTTTTCTGCTGCCATTAAACTCACCGAGATATCCGGGGGCGAGGACAGCATAGCAATGATTGGGAGCGGCCCGATGGGCGGAACCTGCGTCAACGTCGGGTGCGTGCCTTCCAAATACCTTCTTGAGGCTTCCCACAGCCTGTATTACCCTGCCCATCCCTCGTTCACCGGCATAGGGAAGACGCATCCAAAACTTGACTTCGGCAGTATGATGTCCGGGTTGAGGGAGCTGGTAAAGGAACAGAGACGGGACAAGTATGAAACAGTAATAGACGGTTATCCGAACGTTTCTGTATTCGAGGGGAAGGCTAGATTCGTATCCTCTGGCGAAGTGGAAATAATTTCCCAAGCGAATGGCAATGACGGACACAGTGGCGTAACATACGCCGCGGACAGGATACTTGTTGCAACGGGATCAAGACCGACTGCGCCGCCGATCGAGGGACTGGATGCAGTGGACTACCTTACAAGCGATACAGTGTGGAATCTGAATGAAAGACCGGACAGGCTTACGGTTATAGGCGGCGGTGCGATAGGTCTCGAGCTCGGTCAGGCCTTCAGCCACTTTGGAACGGAGGTCTCCGTCGTGGAATCCATGCCGAGGATAATGTCCCAGGCGGATGGCGATATTTCTGAACTATTGCAGAGAAGGCTCGAGAGCGAGGGGATGAAATTCTACATCAAAGCAAGGATCAACAGGGTGAAAAAGAAGGGCGATGAACAGATAACGGAGGTCATTACTGCAGCGGGCAGGAGTGAGGTGCGCAGCGATGCGCTGCTTGTGGCAACAGGCAGAGCTCCGAACACGGAACTTCTCAATCTGGAAGCTGCAAAGGTTGCAACCGACAGCCGCGGTTTCATAAGGACCGACAGCTCAATGCGGACTACGAATTCCTCCATATATGCCGCGGGCGACTGTATTTCGAAGAAGCTGATGCTTGAAACGCTGGCCGGGCGCGAAGGAGTGGTGGCTGCAAGCAACATGCTCGGTCACCCGATGCAGATAGACTATGCGGCAGTACCATGGGCCGTGTTCACAAATCCGCAGATAGCGGCTGTCGGGCTTACCGAGGAGGAGGTCACGAGAATGCTTGGCTCATGTTCGGTCAGCTCGCTGAGTCTTGATCGCGTTCCGAAGGCAGGAATACTCAATGATACAGAGGGGCTGGTAAAGCTGGTGGCAAATCCCTCGAACAACAAGATTGTCGGAGCTCAGATTCTTGCACCACTGGCAACCGAATACATAATGGAGGCGGCAACAGCGGTCAAACTGGGTTTGACGTACGACGACATAATCAACACAACACACGTGTTCCCTACGCTTGCAGAGAGCATCAAGATTGCATCTCAGGCGTTCGTGAGAGATGTGGAAACAATGAGCTGCTGCGTGGAGTGA
- a CDS encoding heavy-metal-associated domain-containing protein: MNENHRESVMLRVSGMTCQDCVMHVKKAILSLDGVTDAKVDLKTGDANVVYEPERVKPDDILALRIFRPPSHYSASIKER, encoded by the coding sequence ATGAACGAAAATCATCGTGAATCTGTCATGTTGCGTGTTTCGGGCATGACCTGCCAGGACTGCGTTATGCACGTGAAGAAGGCAATACTGAGCCTTGACGGTGTGACGGATGCAAAGGTCGACCTGAAGACGGGAGACGCGAATGTTGTCTATGAACCGGAAAGGGTGAAACCGGATGATATACTTGCCCTCAGGATATTCAGGCCTCCCTCCCACTACAGCGCATCGATCAAAGAGCGGTGA
- a CDS encoding helix-turn-helix transcriptional regulator, whose product MIMHDSREICILPSESVLKLIGKRYTLLIIGLLGNERSMHFNEILRSVGAARSNLISQRFKELESAGLVDRRIINTRPVGVEYSLTEKGLELREQLIPLFDWIEKSSGAKPK is encoded by the coding sequence ATGATAATGCACGATTCGAGGGAAATATGCATTCTTCCGTCTGAATCGGTGCTGAAACTGATCGGAAAGAGATACACGCTTCTTATTATCGGACTCCTGGGCAACGAGAGAAGCATGCATTTCAATGAGATACTCCGGAGCGTGGGAGCTGCCAGATCCAACCTGATCTCGCAGCGCTTCAAGGAGCTTGAGTCTGCGGGTCTTGTCGATAGACGGATAATCAATACCCGTCCTGTAGGCGTGGAGTACTCACTGACGGAAAAAGGTCTCGAGCTAAGGGAACAGCTGATTCCGTTGTTTGACTGGATCGAAAAGTCGTCCGGTGCTAAACCGAAATAA
- a CDS encoding GtrA family protein, whose product MSSITPHLRIGSISALLRRNWSRGYRYSISGFAGFLFFEAILFTGLRLLATGSILFIDIAAAVSSTFVAFLLNEYWTFGNRVSAGAAGKSLVKRIVAFQGVNAAGNAIIISIQILLLAYLALEPLIGTLVASVVATPVDYYLSSVIVWKVGI is encoded by the coding sequence ATGTCCAGTATAACGCCTCACCTCCGCATCGGGAGCATATCAGCCCTGCTCAGGAGAAACTGGTCCAGAGGATACAGGTATTCCATTTCCGGTTTCGCGGGTTTCCTGTTTTTTGAAGCGATTTTATTCACCGGACTGCGGCTTCTTGCCACAGGCAGCATACTCTTCATAGATATTGCCGCCGCCGTGTCAAGCACATTTGTTGCTTTCCTGCTCAATGAATACTGGACATTCGGGAACCGTGTATCTGCGGGCGCTGCCGGCAAATCGCTGGTTAAACGGATTGTTGCGTTTCAGGGCGTAAATGCAGCCGGGAACGCAATCATAATCAGCATTCAAATTCTGCTTCTCGCTTATCTTGCCCTGGAACCGCTTATAGGTACGCTGGTCGCCTCGGTTGTCGCCACTCCCGTTGACTATTATCTCTCATCCGTTATCGTCTGGAAGGTCGGGATATAG
- a CDS encoding PIN domain-containing protein, with protein MEKDKMILLDSNIFLEMFLRQPKAAQCKDLLDMVSEGALEAVVTRFSVHAIEAILGKAEFVSMFLRNLETSTGLVVYDTGNDDEIAATIVQQKTKLYFDDALQYFVAKKLAVDCIVSFDKHFDGLDIERTEPGMLTGEGRRSAPG; from the coding sequence GTGGAAAAAGATAAAATGATACTCCTGGATTCGAATATATTCCTTGAGATGTTCCTGAGGCAGCCTAAAGCAGCTCAATGCAAGGACCTGCTGGACATGGTATCTGAAGGCGCTCTGGAGGCCGTGGTAACGAGATTTTCAGTACATGCAATAGAGGCAATACTTGGCAAAGCGGAATTCGTATCCATGTTCCTGCGGAACCTGGAGACAAGCACAGGGCTTGTGGTTTATGATACAGGAAATGATGATGAGATCGCAGCAACTATTGTTCAGCAGAAAACAAAACTTTATTTCGACGATGCCTTACAGTACTTTGTAGCAAAAAAGCTGGCGGTGGACTGTATCGTTTCCTTCGACAAGCACTTTGATGGTCTGGATATAGAACGGACGGAACCGGGTATGTTGACCGGTGAAGGGAGACGGTCAGCACCAGGTTAG
- a CDS encoding NAD(P)/FAD-dependent oxidoreductase has protein sequence MKTRTVLVLGAGIGGISAATELTKLLGGKHTVTLIDRKPRFYECAYNIGIVSGELSDPAAGEGDYSALNSRGIEFINAEVRNIDAAGMTVQTTEGDFSAEFIVISMGAEMSPAIIPGLSGGGYNIYEKNGAVAFRHELERIEEGRVAVLITRTPFKCPAAPYETAFLIDSTLRKKGIRDRCSVDIYTPEWQPMLAAGNMVGDGLVGMLKKREIGYNTEHMVLKVDNENRKILFETDDAGYDVMAYVPPHIAPEPVRKAGLVDSTGWIPVNPETLETKKQGLFAIGDIVSIKLHNGVFLPMAGVFALQEGIVVAANIASRLGFGDEERFAGGGYCFIETGEGKAAMGSGNFYARPAPEVSFEAPSEEHKRTKDEFSAAILDAFRSID, from the coding sequence TTGAAGACGAGAACCGTCCTGGTTTTGGGTGCCGGAATCGGCGGTATATCAGCTGCTACAGAGCTCACAAAACTGCTGGGCGGAAAACACACCGTAACACTGATAGATCGCAAGCCCCGTTTTTACGAATGTGCCTACAACATAGGAATTGTGAGCGGTGAATTGAGTGATCCGGCTGCGGGCGAAGGCGATTATTCGGCACTCAACTCACGCGGAATTGAGTTCATTAATGCAGAAGTCAGAAACATCGATGCTGCCGGCATGACTGTTCAGACAACAGAGGGTGATTTCAGCGCAGAGTTCATAGTAATCTCGATGGGGGCGGAAATGTCGCCCGCAATAATTCCGGGTCTGTCCGGCGGTGGCTACAACATCTATGAAAAGAATGGTGCGGTGGCATTTCGGCATGAGCTCGAACGCATTGAGGAAGGGCGTGTCGCCGTCCTTATCACACGTACGCCTTTCAAGTGCCCGGCTGCGCCCTATGAGACTGCATTTCTTATCGACTCCACACTCCGGAAAAAGGGAATCAGGGACAGATGCTCTGTAGACATATATACACCTGAATGGCAACCGATGCTTGCGGCAGGCAATATGGTAGGGGACGGACTCGTAGGCATGCTGAAGAAGCGTGAAATCGGCTACAACACCGAGCACATGGTTCTGAAAGTGGACAATGAAAACAGAAAAATACTGTTTGAGACGGATGATGCGGGCTACGATGTCATGGCCTATGTGCCGCCGCACATCGCCCCCGAGCCGGTACGCAAAGCGGGTCTCGTCGATTCAACAGGATGGATTCCAGTAAATCCGGAAACGCTTGAAACGAAGAAACAGGGTCTGTTTGCGATAGGCGACATAGTGTCAATAAAACTTCACAATGGAGTATTCCTTCCAATGGCCGGCGTATTTGCGTTACAGGAGGGTATCGTCGTGGCTGCAAACATTGCATCAAGACTTGGGTTCGGAGACGAGGAGAGATTCGCAGGAGGCGGCTACTGCTTCATCGAAACCGGGGAAGGAAAGGCGGCGATGGGTTCGGGCAATTTTTACGCGAGACCGGCCCCGGAAGTCAGCTTCGAAGCACCATCCGAAGAACATAAACGAACTAAAGACGAGTTCTCTGCTGCAATTCTTGATGCATTCCGGTCAATAGACTGA
- a CDS encoding DsrE family protein, translating to MKYAVIINSKESETMWNAFRFASAALSKGHRVSVFLLGPAVEIDSVDNSRFEVHKVLNRFIELGGEALSCGTCLRLRKADASEACPMSTMDTLVSLTEDADRMVNFG from the coding sequence ATGAAATATGCGGTAATAATAAATTCAAAGGAATCAGAAACGATGTGGAACGCATTCCGGTTTGCAAGCGCCGCTCTTTCCAAGGGGCACAGGGTTTCGGTCTTTCTCCTTGGACCGGCCGTGGAAATAGATTCTGTCGACAACAGCCGCTTCGAAGTCCATAAAGTGCTCAACAGATTCATAGAGCTCGGCGGGGAAGCACTCAGCTGCGGTACATGTCTCAGACTGCGTAAAGCGGATGCGAGTGAAGCCTGTCCCATGTCCACTATGGATACGCTGGTTTCCCTTACCGAAGATGCTGACAGGATGGTGAATTTCGGTTGA
- a CDS encoding OsmC family protein, with the protein MIVFTEDFRNRMQKKLALLEEADRKKAKSNVKVTVVKLDNQLSEAVSRNGLKWTADEDGPSPLDYFVSSLAMCQMVHYSEHAASDGIDIRSLKIEVTGTFSLAHPRSFEEIGYIVYLESGEDEQKLAGLARIAEHDCYVTNTLKKACRVTGRVIINGKTKLML; encoded by the coding sequence ATGATTGTGTTTACTGAAGATTTCAGAAATAGAATGCAGAAGAAACTTGCTCTTTTGGAAGAGGCCGATCGTAAGAAGGCGAAATCGAACGTAAAGGTCACAGTTGTCAAACTTGACAATCAGCTTTCGGAAGCCGTATCGAGGAACGGCCTGAAGTGGACAGCAGATGAAGACGGTCCGAGCCCATTGGATTATTTTGTTTCCAGTCTTGCGATGTGCCAGATGGTCCATTATTCGGAGCATGCGGCGTCGGATGGCATCGACATCAGGTCGCTGAAGATAGAGGTCACAGGAACGTTTTCTCTTGCTCATCCCAGATCCTTTGAGGAAATCGGTTACATTGTTTATCTTGAGAGCGGTGAGGATGAACAGAAACTGGCAGGACTGGCAAGGATTGCCGAACACGATTGCTACGTGACTAACACCCTCAAGAAGGCCTGCAGAGTAACAGGAAGGGTTATCATCAACGGGAAAACCAAATTGATGCTGTGA
- a CDS encoding C2H2-type zinc finger protein, whose translation MTETNRCPACGMSFPTQEALMQHGQTAHGAKQETHAHEHFKCKACGAEFETQDELMAHGKKSHSM comes from the coding sequence ATGACAGAAACAAATAGGTGTCCTGCCTGCGGCATGTCATTCCCGACACAGGAGGCACTGATGCAGCATGGACAGACTGCCCATGGAGCGAAGCAGGAGACGCATGCACATGAGCACTTTAAGTGCAAGGCATGCGGCGCAGAGTTCGAAACGCAGGACGAACTCATGGCGCACGGAAAGAAATCGCACTCCATGTAA